From the genome of Enoplosus armatus isolate fEnoArm2 chromosome 21, fEnoArm2.hap1, whole genome shotgun sequence, one region includes:
- the myom1b gene encoding LOW QUALITY PROTEIN: myomesin-1 (The sequence of the model RefSeq protein was modified relative to this genomic sequence to represent the inferred CDS: substituted 1 base at 1 genomic stop codon), with protein MSGSIPFYQKHHRHYDRGYRSRETESKVSQYQASSRYTAGSSTSATSRGXGGGRGSSSIHFFVTGKPCSYTRVKFVFVMSSHSGLEASRLSPVPKRAKPTYLAVDRENQIIGYVVPIFRGSHEFATGLSNTEEARVRDTSAYMARRDMFTSGLEMERSEQISRREATRESAERISLNKRIHEHEEHFKRMNEDSLMHPPEFVIKPRSHTVWEKQCVRLHCTVSGWPDPRVVWYKNNVAIDPLANAGKYKLESRYSVHSLEINRCDFDDTAQYRVSAMNSKGELSAFASVVVKRFKGEFDESLPAPRPLTPLPHALSVDGPVSEYGITFQTHIVDKFGVSFGREGETMSLGCTVIIYPALHRYQPEVEWYRDDVLLSPSKWNHMCWSGDRATLTLTHLNKEDEGLYTLRVTTKSGYETYSAYVFVRDTDAEVEGAPGAPLDVRCLDANKDYIIVTWKQPAVDGGNSILGYFVDRCEVGTTHWIQCNDTPVKFARFPVTGLVEGRSYTFRVRAVNKSGMSRPSRVSEPVAAMDPADRARLLSGTSAPWTGQIIVTEEEPAEGIVPGRPLDLQVTEATKNYVVLSWKPPGEKGLEGVMYYVEKCVSGTDSWQRVNTEIPVKSPRFALFDLAEGKSYSFRVRCCNSAGVGEPSNPTEATTVGDKLDIPSAPGKVVPTRNTDTSVVVSWEASREAKELVGYYIEASVVGSNVWEPCNNKPVNATRFICHGLMTGEKYVFKVRAVNAAGLSNFSQESEPVEVKAAIASPTPPFGITVLECVCDSMVLAWKQPTFIGGADITGYFVDYREVIDGVPGKWHEANIKAVSERAYRVSDLKENRKYQFQVRAANMAGVGIPSLPSDTFLCEEWTIAVPGPPHDLQIREVRSDSLVLLWKPPVYQGRDPVNGFYIDIKEADAPEEAWRGVNNKATEKTYIKIKNLKEGETYVFRVRAQNKAGVGKTSDVTEPVPAQTKPGTKEIVVDVDDDGIISLNFECCDMTPDSKFVWSKNYEEMTDSSRLTMETKGNKSKAVFNTPAEDDIGVYSCLVTHTDGASSSYTLSEEELKRLLEISHDHKFPIIPLKSELAVELLEKGKVRFWLQAAQMTANGKVDYVFNDNVLSQGEKYKMNFDKNTGVIEMIMESLTPADEGTFTFQLKDGKATNQSSLVLIGDVFKELQKESEFQRKEWFRKQGPHFIEYLGYEVTPECCVVLKCKVGNMKKETSALWYKDGHEIKADEHLGFTEGVLKLEIAQISKKDSGVYEVVLKDDRGKDTSTLKLTDQGFKDLMNEVFSFIANSSTPLKITSTDEGIRLYTFVSYYNDLLQVTWHYKDSAIAFSDRIKSGVVGEQLWLQITEPTEKDMGKYAIEFNNGKGGLRRTVDLSGQAFDDAFAEFKRLKAAAIAERNRARVAGGLPDVVTIQEGKALNLTCNISGDPVPEVTWLKNDREITSDAHCILKFESGKFASFTITGVSTSDSGKYSILVKNKYGTESGDFTVSVFIPEEAGGKKK; from the exons ATGTCTGGATCTATACCGTTCTACCAGAAGCACCATCGCCACTATGACCGTGGCTACCGTAGCAGGGAGACGGAGTCTAAAGTGAGCCAGTACCAGGCCAGCAGCAGATATACTGCTGGCAGCAGCACCTCCGCCACCAGCAGGGGgtaaggaggaggaagaggatctTCGTCAATCCACTTCTTTGTCACAGGAAAGCCCTGCT CATATACACGGgtcaaatttgtttttgtca TGTCCTCACATTCTGGGCTGGAGGCGAGCAGACTGAGCCCTGTACCCAAGAGAGCCAAGCCAACTTACTTGGCTGTGGATAGAGAGAACCAAATCATCGGCTATGTAGTGCCTATCTTCAGGGGCAG TCACGAGTTTGCAACAGGACTTTCGAATACAGAAGAAGCCAGGGTGAGGGACACTTCGGCATACATGGCTCGCAGGGATATGTTCACCAGTGGCCTGGAGATGGAGAGGTCAGAGCAGATCTCCAGGAGGGAGGCCACACGCGAGTCGGCCGAACGCATCTCTCTGAACAAAAGG ATCCATGAACACGAGGAGCACTTTAAGCGCATGAACGAAGACAGCCTGATGCACCCCCCGGAGTTTGTGATTAAACCACGCTCCCACACCGTGTGGGAGAAGCAGTGTGTGCGGCTGCATTGCACTGTCAGTGGCTGGCCCGACCCACGGGTCGTCTG gtacaaaaacaatgtggcaATTGACCCTCTTGCCAATGCTGGCAAGTATAAACTTGAGAGCAGATACAGCGTGCACTCACTGGAGATTAACAG ATGTGATTTTGATGACACAGCACAGTATCGCGTCTCTGCCATGAACTCCAAGGGAGAGCTGTCTGCATTCGCCTCCGTCGTTGTTAAGA GGTTCAAAGGTGAATTTGATGAGTCCCTGCCAGCACCCAGAC CTCTGACTCCACTGCCTCATGCTCTGTCTGTAGATGGCCCCGTGTCTGAGTACGGCATCACCTTCCAGACTCACATTGTTGATAAGTTTGGTGTATCGTTTGGAAGAGAGGGTGAGACCATGAGTCTGGGATGTACGGTCATCATTTACCCTGCCCTGCACCGCTACCAGCCAGAGGTCGAGTGGTACAGAGACG ATGTTCTGCTGTCTCCCTCTAAATGGAACCACATGTGCTGGAGTGGAGATCGAGCCACACTGACGCTCACACACCTCAACAAAGAGGACGAGGGGCTCTACACCCTGCGTGTCACCACCAAGTCCGGATATGAAACCTACTCAGCCTATGTCTTTGTCAGAG ATACTGATGCTGAGGTTGAAGGAGCTCCTGGTGCCCCTCTGGATGTGCGCTGTCTGGATGCCAATAAGGATTACATCATTGTCACCTGGAAGCAGCCAGCTGTCGATGGTGGCAACTCCATCTTGGGCTACTTCGTGGACAG ATGTGAGGTAGGAACCACCCACTGGATCCAGTGCAATGACACTCCGGTTAAGTTTGCCCGTTTCCCCGTCACCGGCCTGGTGGAGGGCCGCTCCTACACCTTCCGTGTGCGCGCCGTCAACAAGAGTGGCATGAGCCGCCCGTCCCGAGTCTCTGAGCCGGTGGCGGCCATGGACCCAGCTGACCGCGCCCGC TTGCTGTCAGGTACCTCTGCTCCCTGGACCGGCCAGATCATTGTCACAGAGGAGGAGCCTGCAG AGGGCATTGTTCCTGGCAGACCTCTTGATCTGCAGGTGACAGAGGCAACCAAGAACTATGTGGTGCTGAGCTGGAAGCCACCTGGAGAGAAAGGCCTTGAGGGTGTCATGTACTATGTGGAAAAG TGCGTCTCTGGCACAGACAGCTGGCAGAGGGTGAACACAGAGATCCCGGTCAAGTCTCCTCGCTTTGCGCTGTTTGATCTCGCCGAGGGGAAATCCTACAGCTTCCGTGTCCGCTGCTGCAACTCCGCCGGTGTCGGCGAGCCATCAAACCCAACTGAGGCCACCACTGTTGGCGACAAGCTtg ATATCCCATCTGCCCCAGGCAAAGTTGTCCCcaccagaaacacagacacatcagtCGTTGTATCTTGGGAAGCGTCCCGTGAAGCCAAAGAGTTGGTGGGATACTACATCGAGGCGAGTGTTGTGGGCAGCAACGTGTGGGAGCCATGCAACAACAAGCCTGTAAACGCTACCAG GTTCATCTGCCACGGTCTGATGACAGGAGAGAAATACGTGTTCAAGGTGAGGGCAGTGAACGCAGCAGGGCTCAGCAACTTCTCCCAGGAGTCTGAGCCTGTGGAGGTGAAGGCAGCTATTG CCTCCCCTACTCCACCCTTTGGCATCACTGtcctggagtgtgtgtgcgactCCATGGTGCTGGCCTGGAAACAGCCAACCTTCATCGGCGGTGCTGACATCACCGGCTACTTTGTGGATTACCGTGAGGTCATCGATGGCGTGCCGGGGAAATGGCACGAGGCCAACATCAAGGCCGTCAGTGAGAGGGCCTACAGG GTGTCTGACTTGAAGGAGAACAGGAAGTACCAGTTCCAGGTGCGGGCAGCAAACATGGCAGGTGTCGGCATCCCGTCACTGCCCAGTGACACCTTCCTGTGCGAGGAGTGGACCATCGCCGTGCCAG GGCCTCCTCATGACCTGCAGATAAGAGAGGTGCGAAGCGACTCTCTGGTGTTGCTATGGAAACCACCTGTGTACCAGGGCCGCGATCCGGTCAACGGGTTCTACATCGACATCAAGGAGGCGGACGCACCGGAGGAGGCGTGGAGAGGAGTCAACAACAAGGCTACGGAGAAGACGTACATCAAG aTTAAGAATCTGAAGGAAGGAGAGACGTACGTATTCCGTGTGCGCGCTCAGAATAAAGCCGGCGTTGGGAAAACCTCAGACGTGACAGAGCCGGTCCCAGCTCAGACCAAACCAG GCACCAAGGAGATAGTTGTGGACGTTGATGACGACGGTATCATCTCCCTGAACTTTGAATGCTGTGACATGACCCCAGACTCCAAGTTTGTGTGGTCCAAGAATTACGAGGAAATGACAGACTCGTCCCGCCTCACCATGGAGACCAAGGGAAACAA GTCCAAAGCTGTTTTCAACACTCCTGCGGAGGACGACATCGGCGTTTACTCTTGTCTCGTCACCCACACTGACGGTGCTTCATCCAGCTACACTCTCTCTGAGGAAG AGTTAAAGAGGCTGCTGGAGATCAGTCATGACCACAAATTCCCCA TTATTCCCCTGAAGTCAGAGTTggctgtggagctgctggagaagggCAAAGTTCGCTTTTGGCTGCAGGCGGCGCAGATGACAGCTAACGGCAAAGTCGATTACGTCTTCAATGATAATGTTCTCTCTCAGGGGGAG aaatACAAGATGAACTTCGACAAGAACACCGGTGTGATTGAGATGATCATGGAGTCTCTGACCCCGGCAGACGAGGGCACCTTCACCTTCCAGCTGAAGGATGGGAAAGCTACCAACCAGTCCAGCTTGGTGCTGATAGGAGACG TGTTCAAGGAGCTGCAGAAGGAATCAGAGTTCCAGAGGAAAGAATGGTTCAGAAAGCAAG GTCCTCACTTTATCGAGTATTTGGGTTATGAGGTGACACCAGAGTGCTGCGTTGTACTGAAATGCAAG GTTGGCAACATGAAGAAGGAGACCTCTGCGCTGTGGTACAAAGACGGACACGAGATCAAAGCAGACGAGCATCTGGGCTTCACCGAGGGAGTGCTGAAACTGGAAATTGCTCAG atTTCCAAGAAGGACTCTGGTGTGTATGAAGTCGTTCTGAAGGATGACAGAGGAAAGGACACTTCCACATTGAAACTGACAGATCAAG GTTTCAAAGACTTGATGAATGAAGTTTTCAGTTTTATCG CTAATTCCTCCACCCCGCTGAAGATCACCAGCACAGATGAGGGCATCCGACTCTATACCTTCGTCAGCTACTATAACGATTTACTCCAAGTGACCTGGCACTACAA GGACTCAGCCATCGCCTTCTCTGACCGTATAAAGAGCGGCGTGGTGGGAGAGCAGCTGTGGCTGCAGATCACAGAGCCCACAGAGAAAGACATGGGCAAATACGCCATTGAGTTCAACAATGGAAAAGGTGGCCTGAGGAGGACCGTTGACCTGTCTGGTCAAG cattcGACGATGCTTTTGCAGAATTCAAGAGACTCAA agctgctgctatTGCAGAGAGAA ATCGTGCTCGAGTAGCAGGAGGCCTGCCTGATGTGGTCACTATACA
- the fastkd3 gene encoding FAST kinase domain-containing protein 3, mitochondrial — protein sequence MALKLIQRFPLLGQFGIQHYPPVGPVCPTRLLSISSVGQPLCVACLCTSAGGCIRTQGCRKLQSDCGIRNLTTIAKEPSFVASSSVRLHRDSGPRFRLTQLHRPSAAEEQAFQQRLGSCSSSRQVFNLLRSVEIMSDTMAAAALHRVADLEQDGNSLKDPTVLEKDTIRALCFQLEQDSRRLMDAGLVSALLACTRLFLDPWSTLMVRLVSESQERLDRGKMSVGQLCTLGQAMLTMEGPGCVMLEQVMEQIQKREPAKWSLADLIAVYRFLQGGLCQDGKYRDLLNAMHTHAVTVTSRMDPAAVSGLLSALVTLNQTQAMPLVISLCKQAVRHVPHFTDEELTVVLGALMHFGHSDHYFVEAMERYVPTMTYTSHPETVTKVIQFFGRRNILSLTVFDAVAESFVYRADDYSTSQVARQIMALGKLGYLPPNAGEVFRKVETILHTRFSQFQPRTLLNLLHSCTLVERFPVNFVAKVFSSYFLQQLQEQGTGMDRIILAQLTQLYMTLKLECPFYEGPRLLPKYRVKSFLMSGHSLETPVDAHLYNSVKTGLVEFLGARSYFGSKVLTPYCYTLDVEIKLDEEGYVLPASHVDDVYKRIALCIDGQKRFTANKRQLLGKEAIKQRHLRLLGYEVVQVPYYEFEKLQNKRSVVEYLHQKIFPHTYRLSW from the exons ATGGCTCTGAAGCTGATCCAGAGATTTCCGCTGCTCGGGCAGTTCGGGATTCAACATTACCCCCCTGTTGGACCTGTCTGCCCCACCAGACTCCTGAGTATCAGCAGTGTAGGTCAGCCCCTATGTGTAGCCTGCCTGTGTACCTCAGCCGGCGGCTGCATCCGGACACAGGGCTGCAGGAAGCTCCAGTCGGACTGCGGGATAAGGAACCTGACCACCATCGCCAAGGAGCCGTCCTTCGTCGCCAGCAGCTCTGTAAGACTCCACAGAGATTCAGGACCTCGGTTCCGTCTGACCCAGCTGCACCGACCCtcagctgcagaggagcaggCTTTCCAGCAGCGTCTAGGGAGCTGCTCCTCATCCCGGCAGGTCTTCAACCTGCTGCGCTCAGTGGAGATCATGTCTGACAccatggctgcagcagcacttcaCCGCGTGGCCGACCTGGAGCAGGACGGCAACTCTCTGAAGGATCCTACCGTGCTGGAGAAGGACACCATAAGAGCTCTGTGCTTCCAGCTGGAGCAGGATTCTAGGCGGCTGATGGATGCTGGGCTGGTGTCAGCTCTCCTGGCTTGCACACGCCTCTTCTTGGATCCCTGGAGCACGCTGATGGTGCGGCTGGTGTCTGAGAGCCAGGAGAGACTAGACAGAGGGAAGATGAGTGTAGGGCAACTGTGCACCCTGGGCCAAGCGATGCTGACCATGGAGGGTCCAGGCTGTGTGATGCTGGAGCAAGTGATGGAGCAAATCCAGAAGCGGGAACCTGCCAAGTGGAGCCTTGCCGATCTCATTGCTGTTTATAGATTTCTGCAGGGTGGCTTGTGTCAAGATGGTAAATACCGGGACCTGCTGAATGCAATGCACACCCACGCTGTGACAGTCACTTCTCGCATGgaccctgctgctgtcagtgggCTGCTCAGTGCTCTTGTGACCCTGAATCAGACGCAGGCCATGCCTCTTGTGATCAGTCTGTGTAAGCAGGCTGTACGGCATGTGCCTCACTTCACTGATGAGGAGCTCACCGTTGTGCTTGGCGCTCTAATGCACTTTGGTCACAGCGATCATTACTTTGTGGAGGCGATGGAGAGGTATGTGCCCACAATGACCTACACCTCCCACCCAGAGACAGTTACCAAGGTGATCCAGTTCTTTGGCCGGAGGAACATCCTGTCCCTGACTGTGTTTGACGCTGTTGCAGAGAGCTTTGTGTACCGAGCAGACGACTACAGCACCAGCCAGGTGGCCAGGCAGATCATGGCTCTGGGAAAGCTCGGCTACCTTCCTCCCAATGCTGGCGAGGTATTCAGGAAAGTTGAGACCATCCTGCACACGCGCTTTTCACAGTTCCAGCCTCGAACGCTGCTCAACCTGCTCCACTCCTGTACGCTGGTGGAGAGGTTCCCTGTCAACTTTGTCGCCAAAGTTTTCAGCAGTTACTTCCTCCAGCAACTGCAAG AGCAGGGCACAGGGATGGACCGGATCATCCTGGCACAGCTGACCCAGCTCTACATGACTTTGAAGTTGGAGTGTCCTTTCTATGAG GGTCCCCGGCTCCTTCCCAAGTACCGCGTGAAGTCTTTCCTCATGTCTGGACACTCTCTGGAGACGCCGGTGGACGCACATCTGTACAACTCTGTGAAAACTGGACTGGTGGAATTTCTCGGGGCTCGTTCATATTTTGGGTCTAAAGTTCTGACTCCATACTGCTACACActag ATGTGGAGATAAAACTTGATGAAGAGGGATACGTGCTGCCTGCCAGTCATGTTGATGATGTATACAAAAG GATAGCTCTTTGTATTGATGGACAGAAGAGGTTCACTGCAAACAAGAGGCAGCTGCTTGGAAAAGAGGCCATCAAGCAGCGACATCTGAGGCTTCTGGGATATGAAGTTGTCCAG gTTCCTTACTATGAATTtgaaaaactgcaaaacaagaGGAGTGTGGTGGAGTATCTGCACCAGAAGATCTTCCCTCACACCTACAGGCTGAGCTGGTGA
- the myl12.1 gene encoding myosin, light chain 12, genome duplicate 1, with translation MSSKRAKGKTTKKRPQRATSNVFAMFDQSQIQEFKEAFNMIDQNRDGFVDKEDLHDMLASLGKNPTDEYLEAMMMEAPGPINFTMFLTMFGEKLNGTDPEDVIRNAFACFDEEGTGFIQEDYLRELLTTMGDRFTDEEVDELFREAPIDKKSNFNYVEFTRILKHGAKDKDD, from the exons atgtcGAGCAAAAGGGCTAAGGGAAAGACCACAAAGAAGCGCCCCCAGCGCGCCACCTCCAATGTCTTCGCCATGTTTGACCAGTCTCAGATTCAGGAGTTCAAGGAGGCCTTCAACATGATTGACCAGAACCGTGATGGCTTTGTGGACAAAGAGGACCTCCACGACATGCTCGCCTCACTGG GGAAAAATCCAACTGATGAGTACCTGGAGGCCATGATGATGGAAGCTCCTGGACCCATTAACTTCACCATGTTCCTCACCATGTTTGGGGAGAAGCTCAATGGCACAGACCCTGAGGATGTGATCAGAAATGCATTTGCTTGCTTCGATGAGGAGGGGACAG GTTTCATCCAGGAGGATTACCTCAGAGAGCTGCTCACAACAATGGGTGACCGGTTTACAGATGAAGAGGTGGACGAGCTCTTCAGGGAGGCCCCCATTGACAAGAAAAGCAACTTCAACTACGTGGAGTTCACACGCATCCTTAAGCACGGTGCCAAGGATAAGGACGATTAA
- the chmp5b gene encoding charged multivesicular body protein 5, whose translation MNRIFGSGKPKAPPPNLTDCIGTVDSRTDSVDKKVAKLDAELMKYKDQMKKMRDGPSKNMVKQKAMRVLKQKRMYEGQRDNLMQQSFNMEQANYTIQTLKDTKTTVDAMATGLKDMKKAYKNVKIDKIEDLQDQLEDMMEDANDIQEALGRSYGTPDIDEDDLEAELDALGDELLMDDDSSYLDEASTAPSIPEGLPGDRSTNRDGVMVDEFGLPQIPAT comes from the exons ATGAACCGTATATTTGGCAGCGGGAAGCCCAAAGCTCCACCGCCGAACCTTACGGACTGCATAGGAACT GTTGATTCTCGGACGGACTCGGTAGACAAGAAGGTCGCCAAACTAGATGCTGAACTTATGAAATACAAGGATCAGATGAAAAAGATGAGGGATGGGCCCTCAAAG aACATGGTCAAGCAAAAGGCTATGAGAGTCCTGAAGCAGAAGAGAAT GTATGAGGGCCAGAGAGATAACCTCATGCAGCAGTCGTTCAACATGGAACAAGCAAACTACACAATCCAGACCcttaaagacactaaaacaaca GTTGATGCCATGGCAACTGGCCTGAAAGACATGAAGAAAGCATACAAGAACGTGAAAATCGATAAGATTGAG GATCTTCAAGATCAGCTGGAGGACATGATGGAGGATGCCAATGACATCCAGGAGGCCCTGGGCAGAAGCTATGGCACCCCTGACATTGATGAAGACGACTTGGAAGCCG AGCTGGACGCTTTGGGAGACGAGCTCCTGATGGATGACGACAGCTCCTACCTGGATGAGGCTTCAACAGCCCCTTCCATCCCAGAGGGCCTGCCTGGAGACAGGTCGACCAACAGG GATGGTGTTATGGTGGACGAGTTCGGCCTTCCTCAGATTCCTGCTACATAA